One window of Acidobacteriota bacterium genomic DNA carries:
- a CDS encoding NifU family protein — translation MPKIEDIEYTPNPNARKIILKEPLTAPGVSHSFATPAEAASDPLAESLFTIPHVKSVFIMDRFVTITKDNEIGWDELLRQVAIPIRAAASIAAQVPAEAAFLPGLNPKLDQINEILDLRIRPGLAGDGGGLQIMGLEGKTLSVRYQGACGSCPSSISGTLYAIQHILRSEVDPELEVVAV, via the coding sequence ATGCCTAAGATTGAGGATATCGAATACACGCCAAATCCAAATGCTCGCAAGATCATTTTGAAAGAACCATTGACCGCGCCAGGTGTCTCACACAGTTTCGCCACCCCGGCGGAGGCAGCTTCAGACCCGCTGGCCGAATCGCTGTTTACGATTCCACACGTCAAGAGCGTCTTTATCATGGACCGCTTTGTGACCATTACCAAAGACAATGAAATTGGTTGGGATGAATTGCTGCGTCAGGTGGCAATCCCAATTCGAGCAGCGGCTTCGATTGCCGCCCAGGTGCCAGCGGAGGCGGCCTTTTTGCCCGGATTGAACCCCAAGCTGGATCAAATCAATGAAATTTTGGACCTTCGGATCCGACCTGGGCTGGCTGGGGATGGTGGTGGCCTGCAAATTATGGGACTTGAAGGAAAAACCTTATCGGTCCGGTATCAAGGCGCCTGTGGAAGCTGCCCAAGCTCCATTTCCGGAACGCTGTACGCCATCCAGCATATCCTGCGGAGCGAAGTTGACCCGGAACTCGAAGTCGTTGCCGTGTAG
- a CDS encoding Uma2 family endonuclease codes for MSTKYQTLDHPLPPKETLPTMEDLPSEQIGDPGVPDFFHLWQPRLLEDTFQSPVYAPEEICIAADVNLYFNVHNTGQCKRPDWFVAVGVKNGRKLRDSYVIWQEGTAPMIIVEFLSESTKDEDLGKSRPRKLGESPSKWEVYEQILRVPYYVLFSRHTDELKILKLSGTRYEEVLNHQGRFWFEEIELGLGLWEGSYHDNHRLWLRWYDKSGHWIPHLDERLEQERREKESALRRAEQAEQKAIEAEQKAARLAELLRQLGQDPDQI; via the coding sequence ATGTCCACCAAATATCAAACATTGGACCACCCGTTGCCACCAAAAGAAACACTTCCAACCATGGAAGATCTACCATCCGAACAGATAGGAGACCCAGGTGTGCCAGACTTTTTTCATCTTTGGCAGCCCCGTCTACTCGAAGACACATTTCAGTCACCGGTTTATGCGCCCGAAGAAATCTGTATCGCCGCAGATGTGAATTTGTATTTCAACGTGCATAACACCGGCCAGTGCAAGCGGCCAGATTGGTTTGTTGCGGTTGGCGTGAAAAACGGACGGAAATTGCGTGACAGCTATGTGATTTGGCAGGAAGGAACGGCGCCCATGATCATTGTTGAATTCCTGTCGGAAAGTACCAAAGATGAAGACCTTGGCAAATCTCGACCTCGAAAACTAGGCGAATCCCCTTCCAAATGGGAGGTTTACGAGCAAATTTTGCGGGTTCCCTATTATGTGCTCTTCAGCCGACATACGGACGAGTTAAAAATCCTGAAATTGTCGGGGACACGGTATGAGGAAGTGCTCAATCATCAAGGGCGATTTTGGTTTGAAGAAATCGAATTAGGACTTGGGCTATGGGAAGGCAGCTACCACGACAATCATCGGCTTTGGCTCCGGTGGTATGACAAGTCTGGCCACTGGATTCCACACCTCGACGAACGCCTGGAACAGGAACGAAGAGAAAAAGAATCCGCATTGCGTCGAGCTGAACAAGCCGAGCAAAAAGCCATCGAAGCTGAGCAAAAAGCCGCACGCCTTGCTGAATTGCTCCGTCAGCTTGGACAAGACCCAGATCAAATTTAA
- a CDS encoding S9 family peptidase: MTSLHSAPFGSWKSPISSDLIVAKTVNLLEIHVSGHDMYWIEGRPLEAGRSVLVKWNGDGTTTDLIPEGFNARTRVHEYGGAPVLIDTQTVYFSNYRDQRLYRTSSGSAPEAITPETQMRYADAAIDRAHQRLICVCEDHSPEDHEARNFLGAVTLDGSGTISVLVEGNDFYSTPRLSPDGKFLTWIEWSHPNLPWDGTELWMAEVAESSELINRSLMAGGRTESIVQPTWSPSGELYFVSDQTGWWNLYRWKSGDIQPVCPMNAEFAEPHWVFGMTLFAIESAERMVCSYIEHGQSRLATINLQTGDFRKIDLPYTKIWNVSTVPGAAVFCAASPTESSQVVRLDLETLQVEVLRTSSTLAVDERFLSVPQAIEFPTEQGLTAHAFYYPPTNPDFEAPEGEKPPLLVKCHGGPTGQTYPILTWGYQYWTSRGFAVLDVNYGGSTGYGREYRERLRAEWGVVDVQDCINAARYVVGQGLVDANRLAIDGGSAGGYTVLCALTFHNVFHAGASFYGVSDALALVRDTHKFESRYQDFLFGPDWERVCVERSPIHFVDQLSCPVIFFQGLEDKVVPPNQAEMMVAALERKGLPVAYVAYEGEQHGFRKAENIKRTLDGEFYFYSRIFGFTPADLIEPVQMRNIK, translated from the coding sequence ATGACATCACTCCACAGTGCTCCGTTTGGTTCGTGGAAATCCCCAATTTCCTCTGATTTGATTGTCGCCAAAACCGTCAACCTGCTCGAAATCCACGTGTCAGGCCACGACATGTACTGGATTGAAGGTCGCCCGCTTGAGGCTGGACGGAGCGTCCTGGTCAAATGGAATGGCGATGGGACAACGACTGATTTGATTCCCGAAGGCTTTAACGCGCGAACCAGAGTTCACGAATACGGCGGCGCTCCGGTGCTCATTGACACACAGACGGTGTACTTTTCAAACTACCGGGATCAACGGCTGTACCGCACAAGTTCAGGGTCCGCACCTGAAGCGATCACGCCGGAAACCCAAATGCGATATGCGGATGCAGCCATTGATCGAGCCCATCAGCGGCTGATTTGTGTGTGCGAAGATCACTCACCGGAAGATCACGAAGCCCGGAACTTTCTGGGTGCGGTCACACTCGATGGATCTGGAACCATTTCGGTGCTGGTGGAAGGCAATGATTTTTACTCCACGCCGAGACTGAGTCCCGACGGAAAGTTTTTGACCTGGATTGAATGGTCACACCCCAACCTTCCCTGGGATGGCACTGAGCTATGGATGGCCGAAGTTGCTGAATCCAGTGAACTCATCAACCGCTCTCTGATGGCTGGTGGCCGGACGGAATCAATTGTCCAGCCAACCTGGTCACCTTCCGGCGAATTGTATTTTGTGTCAGACCAAACCGGCTGGTGGAATCTCTATCGGTGGAAGTCAGGTGATATTCAGCCGGTGTGCCCAATGAACGCCGAATTTGCCGAACCCCACTGGGTATTTGGCATGACCCTGTTTGCGATTGAGTCGGCTGAACGGATGGTGTGCAGCTACATTGAGCACGGCCAATCGCGTCTGGCCACAATCAATCTGCAGACTGGCGACTTTCGCAAAATTGATCTTCCCTACACCAAAATTTGGAATGTGAGTACGGTTCCGGGTGCGGCGGTTTTTTGTGCTGCGTCTCCAACTGAATCGAGTCAGGTGGTTCGGCTTGACCTGGAGACGCTTCAGGTCGAAGTGTTGCGCACATCCAGCACCCTGGCGGTTGACGAACGGTTTTTGTCGGTTCCCCAGGCAATTGAATTTCCAACCGAGCAGGGGTTGACGGCCCATGCTTTTTATTATCCGCCGACCAATCCTGATTTCGAGGCACCTGAAGGTGAAAAACCTCCGCTGCTGGTCAAATGTCATGGCGGTCCGACCGGACAGACCTATCCGATTTTGACCTGGGGGTATCAATACTGGACCAGTCGTGGTTTTGCCGTACTGGATGTCAATTATGGCGGCAGTACTGGATATGGACGCGAGTACCGCGAGCGGCTTCGTGCTGAGTGGGGTGTGGTTGATGTCCAGGATTGCATCAACGCGGCCCGGTATGTGGTGGGTCAAGGGCTGGTAGATGCCAACCGGCTGGCGATTGATGGCGGCAGTGCCGGAGGCTACACCGTGCTCTGTGCATTGACCTTTCACAATGTATTTCACGCCGGGGCCAGTTTTTATGGCGTAAGCGATGCCCTGGCACTGGTGCGTGACACCCACAAGTTCGAATCCCGATACCAGGATTTTCTGTTCGGGCCTGACTGGGAACGGGTGTGCGTCGAACGGTCGCCGATTCACTTTGTTGACCAGCTTTCGTGTCCAGTGATTTTCTTTCAAGGGTTGGAAGACAAAGTCGTTCCTCCCAATCAGGCGGAAATGATGGTGGCGGCACTGGAACGAAAAGGGCTTCCGGTGGCCTATGTGGCTTATGAAGGCGAACAACACGGCTTCCGCAAAGCTGAAAACATCAAGCGCACGCTCGACGGCGAGTTTTATTTCTATTCGCGAATTTTTGGGTTTACTCCGGCTGACCTGATTGAACCGGTTCAAATGAGGAATATAAAATGA
- a CDS encoding aspartate carbamoyltransferase catalytic subunit, whose amino-acid sequence MKDLLGIRPLNIQMILDVLDRADGFLPLETPDQATLSRCAGRTLVNLFFEASTRTRTSFEIAAKRLGMEVVNLVVGASSVTKGETLRDTILTLDAMRPDAVVVRHSTSGVPAHLANFSQAHFINAGDGAHEHPTQALLDALTIRRHFGKIAGLTVAILGDVLHSRVARSNVHLLTKLGAQVRIGGPRTLLADGIEHLADGNPGTATVYNSIQDAVTDADAIMMLRIQRERQNSAFLPTLGEYFKFYGLNQSRLDLARPNAIVLHPGPINRNVEIASEIADSVQSKILEQVQNGVAVRMAVLEKLLLANS is encoded by the coding sequence ATGAAAGACTTACTTGGCATTCGCCCGCTCAACATTCAGATGATTCTTGATGTGCTGGATCGAGCTGATGGCTTTCTTCCACTCGAAACTCCTGATCAAGCAACGCTCTCCCGATGTGCCGGGCGGACGCTGGTGAATTTGTTTTTTGAAGCCTCGACCCGCACCCGCACGTCATTTGAAATCGCGGCCAAGCGTCTTGGAATGGAAGTGGTCAATCTGGTCGTTGGCGCCTCAAGTGTGACGAAAGGCGAGACGCTTCGCGATACCATTTTGACCCTGGATGCCATGCGACCCGATGCGGTGGTGGTTCGGCACTCGACTTCGGGAGTGCCGGCCCATCTGGCGAATTTTTCACAGGCGCATTTCATCAATGCCGGAGACGGTGCGCATGAACATCCCACCCAGGCGCTGCTTGATGCGCTCACGATTCGGCGACATTTCGGGAAAATCGCCGGGTTGACGGTGGCAATTCTGGGCGATGTGCTTCACAGTCGGGTGGCCCGCTCAAATGTTCATTTGCTGACCAAACTCGGCGCCCAGGTTCGAATTGGCGGTCCCAGAACGTTACTGGCGGATGGAATAGAACATCTGGCGGATGGAAATCCTGGAACAGCAACGGTTTATAATTCCATTCAAGATGCCGTAACTGATGCCGATGCCATTATGATGTTGCGAATCCAGCGCGAACGCCAAAACAGTGCCTTCCTGCCAACCCTGGGCGAGTACTTCAAGTTCTATGGCCTGAATCAATCCCGACTTGATCTGGCTCGCCCGAATGCGATTGTGTTGCACCCTGGTCCAATCAACCGAAACGTGGAAATTGCTTCTGAAATTGCTGATTCAGTCCAATCCAAAATCCTGGAACAGGTCCAAAACGGCGTGGCCGTACGAATGGCGGTGCTGGAAAAACTCCTTTTGGCCAACTCATAG
- the pyrR gene encoding bifunctional pyr operon transcriptional regulator/uracil phosphoribosyltransferase PyrR, whose product MEFIEKVRLMDAPQMNRVLARMASEIVERNHGSQDLLLTGIRRRGVPLAERMADRIAELEGSRPPVGILDITLYRDDLTLVASAPVVNQTEMPEDITSYTIVLVDDVLYTGRTIRAALDALFHIGRPKCVQLAVMVDRGFRELPIQADYIGEKVATKASEIVKVMIDSIDDINQVLIVEAKSKSE is encoded by the coding sequence ATGGAATTCATTGAAAAAGTCCGTCTGATGGACGCGCCTCAAATGAACCGGGTTCTGGCCCGCATGGCGTCTGAAATCGTGGAACGCAACCACGGCAGCCAGGATTTGCTGTTAACCGGAATCCGACGACGTGGCGTTCCGCTGGCTGAACGCATGGCCGACCGGATTGCCGAACTCGAAGGGAGCCGCCCTCCGGTTGGAATCCTGGATATCACACTCTATCGCGATGACCTGACCCTGGTCGCCAGTGCTCCGGTTGTCAACCAAACCGAAATGCCGGAAGACATCACTTCCTACACCATCGTGCTGGTGGACGACGTGCTCTATACCGGACGCACCATCCGGGCGGCGCTGGATGCACTCTTTCATATCGGTCGCCCGAAATGCGTTCAACTCGCCGTCATGGTTGACCGGGGCTTTCGCGAACTCCCGATCCAGGCCGATTACATTGGCGAAAAAGTGGCCACCAAAGCCAGCGAAATCGTCAAAGTCATGATTGATAGCATTGACGACATCAATCAGGTGCTCATTGTTGAAGCGAAGAGCAAGAGCGAGTAG